The sequence below is a genomic window from Lodderomyces elongisporus chromosome 2, complete sequence.
CTTTGCAAGCCAAGAGTATAACCTTATGATTCAAAAACTTAAGCAATATGCAGATTCATTTCTTGCAGTAGTGAAATTCCATACGGATTCAGAGGGGCATTTGAGTGAACAATTTAATCGCAATAACGGATACATGCAAGGTGCTAAGGATCTAACATGGAGCTATGGTGCTTTATGGACTGCAGTTCGATGGAGAACAAAGACAttaaatttgttgaacAATAAAGGACTCAATGTATAGCTTTAAATCAACAACTATGTAGattgggaaaaaaaaagagtaagaagaagaagaaaaaattctatgaaaattcaaaaatacaccaaaaccaaaactaaaaccaaaactaaaaacaagcccaaaatcaaaaaaaagtaacaaTGCAATCAAACTCCCCCTGTAATTTCATTCACTTATCCATATTATTTACCGTTTCGAAAATGGTAATGTTTTTGTAACGTGAGTCATCTTGTAGATCTTTGTAATAGCACTCATCCGATCGATCGAGCAACTCTTGCAATTCCTCCCTTGTCAATTTAAATCCAGTCTGACCATATCTCTTGCATTCAAAAAGTTCCGATTCTGCTGTATTCTCATTTCCATtctcctttcctttctcctGTGCATTCTCAATTTCATTCTCAAACTCCAGTTTATACCTAAAGTTATTCTTACTTAATTCAAGCAATTGCTTCACATCCAATTCTGTTACATCGCCATTTCCCTTATCTCCCTCCCCAATCATCTGCTTGATCTTGTTGAACTTAAACTCTCCCATTTGAATCACTAACTTCTCCAAGAACCGTTTTGAACTGCTTTTTGCAATCAAAATCTCTTCAATTGAATCTCGCACAACAAACCTATAGATCTTTACGGGTTTGGTTTGTCCAATTCGATGCACCCTGTCTATAGCTTGCAAATCCATTTGAGGATTCCAATCATTATCAAAAAGAATCACAGTGTCCGCACCAGTGAGGTTGATACCCAAACCACCAGCCCTtgttgaaagaagaaaaacctTGTATGAAGAATTGGAGTCATTGAATTGAGAGATTTGTTTGGCTCGTTCTTCTTGTGGAGTCAGACCATCAAGTCTACATGCTTTGATGTTTTGGAAATGTAGCCAATCCTGGATGAGATCCATTACTTTTGTGAATTGCGAGAAAATAAGGCACTTGTGATTTTGTGAAGACACAGAAccagttttgttttttttgctttttgtttttgtttttgtttttgctgttcttgttgttgttgttgttttaagtgttggttctttttcaatgtttGTGATGAGCGGGAGTAGGATTTGTTCTAGTGCTTGGAATTTGCATGAATTGGTCACTAGACGATTCATAAACTGTTCATCGTGTTCACCATCCATAGGGAATGGTTCATAATATAGGTATGGCGAATTACATATATTTCgcaattgaaccattcGCAATGCCTGAAGTTTGAGATGTCGGATGTGGGACGAAACTTTTGTGTATAAAGATTCAAGTATGAGCTGTTGCTGTTTGTCGCGTGTAGTCTTTATTTGGTGAATTTGTTCAAATGCTTCTTCATAAGATGGTGTTTGTTTATCCAGAGATCCTGAATCGTTCTTCTCTTCAGTttcatcaacttcaacttcaaactCATCTTCAGACTCGGCTTCTTTATATGAAGCTCTATCAATTCGTTTATCCCTCATTTGAACTTTCGGCTTGAACTTGCTTTCTAAAAAGGCATTCAAATCATAATCTTTAAACAATTGTTTATGGTTGTATTCAATAAATTCCTTAAAGTAGGTTTCAACCAATCCTTGTTGCAATTGGTTGTTTAATGCATCTAGATATATTTTCCTTTGCAAACCACTCAAGGGTATATGGATTATGTACTCCTTTTTCGGTGGAAGGTCCTTGATAACATCTTTTTTCAAGCGTCTCAAAATAAATGGCTTTAGTATAGTGTGCAAATTCTTGATCAATGTTTCTTGGATATTATACTTTATAAACTTTTTCGTCTCCTCGTCCTGttcattttgttcaattgtGGTTAGCTCGTCAAAGTTGAACCATTGCTGGAACAACTCCAAGTCGTGGAATATATCGGGTAGTATGAAATTGAGTAATGACCATAATTCATTCAAGTTATTTTGTAATGGTGTGCCTGTGATTAATAGTCTGTTTGTTgtgttcaattttttcaatattttaaTGAGTAAACATTGGCTATTCTTTAACCTGTGGCCCTCATCAACAATCAAGTATGCCCAATTTATCAAGGAGAACTTGTGGAAATCCTTGATAGATATTTCGTACGATGTTATCACAACATTTGCCTTTGTCGAGTAAAGTTCGATGTTTGCACGTTCTTGTTTTGCGCCCGCGTATTTCAACACTTTGATGCTTGGAGCAAACTTTTGCAATTCATTTGCCCAATTTGACAAGGTTGAGAGCGGTACAACTACCAAAAAAGGTCCCTTTATGCCGTTTTCAATCAAGTATGCGAGAAACGAGATGCATTGTAATGTCTTGCCCAATCCCATTTCATCTGCCAATATTCCATTTAAACCGTTTTGGTATAGGGTCAGGAGCCATTCTAATCCATCGAGCTGGTAGTCCTTCATAACTGCTCCCGAAACAATGTTTGGTTGTGATGTCGAATGTTCAGTTTGtgatttttcaattttttctcttgtgGTTTTAGTTGAGTCTGAGATACTGGTAGATAACATTGTAGTAATGTCACGAGATTTCAGCTTTCCATCTTTCTCGGTTGAtcttgttttccttttcttatCCTTTTGCGAAGATGGAGTGGAGGTATCATcggttcttcttcttttattagTCTcgtgttgctgttgctgttgttgttgctgttgttgttgctgttgttgttgctgttgctgttgctgttgttgttcattTTCACCTTTTGCAGCCGCATAtattttcttattctccAACGAAGTTTGTAGGATATTATCTGCTATAATTTTGGAATAAATTTGAGATTTTTCAATTAGATTGTTTAACCTATCGAATTTCCTGTCCTTGCTTAGTTTGTTGAATTCATCCTGTTCAGTGTGGACTTGATGTTGCGCGTCGTCATCATAATTGtttggttgttgctgctgttgttgctgctgttgctctTTAACAAGTGCTTTTAAATCTGCTTCGCTAGCTAAAGACGTGTCATTCAACTCATTCAACTCTTCATCGTCTGACCTAATCACTATCGAAGAAGTCATTGTCAAAATAAAGTTTGGTGGAAAGTGTGagaggaggaggggggCAAGTGTAGGTGAAGCGTAGGAAAAAGGTTTTGTGGGATGGTGCTGATGCTAATACATAATATTGGTTTCAATAGTTTAAAGTAGATGCGCAAGAACAATTTTGCTCAAACGCAGTACGCGTATACGCGTGCggaagagagagtgtgAGAGTGTGAGAGTGCgtgagagtgtgtgtgtgtaccAAATGGTAGCAGCACAAatctcttttcttattgATAATTTTGCATATCATCTTTCATGTGATCTAAGTCACGTGGTAAACTATTCTGttaactttttctttaagcGATTCATTAaggaatatatatatataaaagcacctggaaaacaaatataaaCTGACTGACTACTATTGTCATCAAAGTCAGCTGATGTGGTTGACCTAGAGGGGATTTCTTTTCCTAATCGCGATTTTAACATTAGTATCTAATATTTCTCCGTACTTTTAAGCTGTGCATTGCAAGGGCTCGGAATAGTCCGACGTTAGCGAAATAGTAATTGGGtccagaaaaaaaaaaaaaatttaattttttaattataaaaagcagaataaaaaaaataaaaaaaataaaaaaaataaaaaaaataaaaaaaaatagtgtTGACGTAATTACATTTGCATGGAAATGCAGCGCTTAGTAaaaagagaggaaaaaaaaaagctgcACTATAAGGTAAACCACAGAGACTATCttatataatatatatgtatatatatgtatatgtatatagtATGTATTTGTATGCAATGCACGTGACTCATATTATAATGAGAAAAGaagtagtagtagaagaagaatataaTTAGGTGACGTAAGCTGTCTAGGAAAGGTGACGTAAGTGCATCTTGTCCTTGTGTAGTGCTCTAATGCACTACAcataagaaaagaatcaaacgatgtttctctcttttacgacacgcacacacacatatacataaGAAAGTGAGAAACAAACATctacacatacatacaaagACTGCGCATtcaagatttttttttccgttttcctttgttcaacaaaaagaaaaaaaaaggaaaaaaaagaacaaaaaaaacagcaaGATTTTTGGTTAGTCATATCACGTGACTTGACCTGGGAATTTGCGgaacaaataaaattttattttgtgaTCTCATCATAACCTTAATAATTCAAGAACCTCGCAACCGGGCTATTCGCAGCTGATAACAACAGAGCAAAACAGCAAAAGAGTatgaagaagcagaagaaagATTAGTGAGAGTGTCAGAGagggtgtgtgtgtgtgtcagagagagaaagaaaaggacaATGCAATACTAAACTAAATTGAATTAGTGTTATCTTTATCACCTACTGGCAAAATAGGTTATCGTTTTGTAAAATTTacccaacaacaaagaccaacaaagaaaagagaagaatcaatgaatacaaaaaacaacacacactctaacacacacacacataacCTTTGACCTATTTGCATCGTCTATTGTAAGTctctcaaaaaaaattttttttttggcttccTTATTTGCACtatacttttattttaagcTTTTTGTGCAACCATCTCTTCCATCTCCtagtatatttttttttatctccttttctctttttcgttATAGATTGTCTCTTGCCCCTTACTTGAACGATTTAGTAACCAATCTACAACTGGGACTGGATGTacattattcttttcttcttcaatccATTGTAAAGATTGTTTGAAGagacccccccccccccaaaaaaaaaaaaaccaacaaaaaaaaaacaaaaaacgaCTCAAGTTAAAACGGAAGTTCAAATccacagttttttttttttttttctttctttgtgagtcttttgtaaatttaaatttttatttttttttatttattaattttaatattttgtttttggctACTTTACATCCCCAGCAGACGATTCAAGCCAATCCTCAAATTCACCGCCTTCATCGGTTTACAgatatatctatatctaTATGTATCTATAtgtatctatatatatatagacaCAGCTACACCCCgtccttttctctctctctattcatttgtttctttctttttcttcttaacATTGACCTTAAgatatcttttcttttttttcctccgTTCAAAGTGTGGCACTTCAGAAGATTAACCAATAGCAGATTGCTACCTCTACTGCCGTTCACAGCATCCCCAACACCAAATCTTAACAAGTCTTTCGCGTTGACAGCATTAGTCTCAACACCTCAATCGAGCCCATCTCCCAACACCAATCGAGCCCATACTCTTACAGCTGAATCTCGACGACTGTTCAATACATCCACTTTTGCAATGGGAAGAGAAAATATACAACACTATTTACAAGAACAAACCCAGGACCCCGTAAAGGAGTTGGATATCTCCTCAGGAAGAAATAGCGATGACGAGTCCTCAGCACAAGAGAAGCCTAACCCAAAGAGAGTGACCACATCGCATTCAAATTTCCCATTCACACTCTCAAAGGACTCAACCATCACCGAttacctcaacaacaataaatacTTTATCGACTCCATCCAACACAACCATGGACTGGAAATATTCGACCTCAACAGCAAAGGTCAATCCCCACACACCTTGTGGATCGGCTGCTCGGACTCACGTGCAGGCGATGGCTGTCTTGCAACATTACCAGGTGAAGTATTTGTCCACCGCAACATTGCAAACATCATCAATGCCAACGACATCTCCTCTCAAGGTGTGATTCAATTCGCGATTGATGTTTTGAAAGTGCGCAAGATTATTGTATGTGGCCACACAGATTGCGGTGGTGTTTGGGCCTCGCTCTCGTCAAAGAAAATCGGTGGTGTCTTGGACCTTTGGCTCAACCCAGTGCGCCACATTAGAGCTCAGAACTTGGACCTCTTAAACCAATTGAACTCTGACCCTCGTGCCAAGGCAAAGAAATTGGCTGAATTAAACGTCATCAGTAGTGTCACTGCAATCAAGAGACATCCATCAGCCACACAAGCATTGAAGGAAGGCAAGATTGAAGTTTGGGGAATGATGTACGATGTGGCCACAGGATACTTGTCTGAAGTGGAAATCCCCACAGATGAATTCCACGACTTGTTCCATGTCCACGACGAAGAGGTTGCAGGCGAACACAATGCGCATTAAAGTGGTGTTTGAAATTTTGACAACAGAATCGATAATAGAATAGACAACAAGTGACAACAGAATAGATTTGATTGTCAAACTTTtagcttcttttcttttcttttcttttttcatctttgtcctcatcaatgttttttaattttgttttttttgtttcttattttttatttattatttatttatttatttgtttttatttattattctatttttagGCTATATTCATTTGGTATGGCTAAAGTTAGTTTAATCTAGTTTATAGAGGTTTATACACCAACAATAGAGATCATAAAAGATCAATCGGCTCATACTAGCATTCCCTagtcttttttccttttttttccttttcttccttttttcttttttttttctcttttttcccttttttttctaggAGTGTGTACCTTTTCAAGTCGTATCCCATTTCAAGTTGAATCTGCCTTCAGGAACAACATAGTTTTCAATGGCATCGACAACCTCATCTACAGTATTAGCAACCTTGATAATCTCGCCATTCTTCTTTGAGACAAATTCATTCTTAATCGCCTCTTGTATAAATGTCAAAAAGGAATCGTAAAACCCGCCCATATTGAAAATCACAATTGGTTTATTATGAATATTCAATTGCTGCCATGTCACGACTTCCATCAACTCCTCCAATGTTCCGTATCCGCCAGGCAAGGCAATAAACGCATTTGCCTCTTGAGCCAtaagtctttttcttgtatgCATATCTTTGACCAACGTAGTCTTTCCGTATTTCTTAGAGTCGGGGATCGGAGTTGAGCCATCATGGTTATCGATGGACTCTTTCAACTTGGCATTTAACTCATCCTCGGAAGAAGAGCCATTTATTCCCCTATCAGTATTTATGGCTTCTTCTTTACGTTCACGAGAAATGAGTGCCTCGGGAATGATTCCATGGACATAACCTCCATTGCTTGCGCATCCACTAGCCACAGCACCCATCAATCCGGTGGAGCCACCCCCATATACCAACCCCCAGTTCTTTGAGGCAAGTTTCTCACCGAGTTGCGCAGCAGCATCAGCGTATACGGCTTTATTACCAAACGACGAGCCGCAAAAGACACACACTGTTGTCGttggtggttgtggtggttgtggttgtggtggttgtggtggttgtgAAGTTTCTGTTGGTGTCGAAGTAGTACCTGTGGATTTATATTCTTGAGTCATAATGAATAGAGAAGCACGTATcgatttgttttttttttatctgaTTTCAAAGTATTGATTGAtaactttttttggtttcaatGTTGGAGTTGttgttatatatatatatatttatttttcttttttgaacaataattttatttgaatataaaaaaatgaacagAGGCAATTTCGTAGGTATTaattacttttttcaaGAGTTTTATACGGGACAAATTTGTAGAAATTATAAATTGTGTTGAATACGATATCTGTTACGCTCACGCTCTTGCCATATCGGGTTTATCAAGAGAAATCAATTATGAAGGACGCAATGTCGGGGGCAACCCAAGCttgttgtggttgatgTGCGCTACCTACTATTCGATACGATTAGATTAGATCCGCTAAACAAGTGCAACTCCGACGGAACAAGATa
It includes:
- the IRC5 gene encoding Putative ATPase — protein: MTSSIVIRSDDEELNELNDTSLASEADLKALVKEQQQQQQQQQPNNYDDDAQHQVHTEQDEFNKLSKDRKFDRLNNLIEKSQIYSKIIADNILQTSLENKKIYAAAKGENEQQQQQQQQQQQQQQQQQQQQQQHETNKRRRTDDTSTPSSQKDKKRKTRSTEKDGKSKSRDITTMLSTSISDSTKTTREKIEKSQTEHSTSQPNIVSGAVMKDYQLDGLEWLSTLYQNGLNGILADEMGLGKTLQCISFLAYLIENGIKGPFLVVVPLSTLSNWANELQKFAPSIKVLKYAGAKQERANIELYSTKANVVITSYEISIKDFHKFSLINWAYLIVDEGHRLKNSQCLLIKILKKLNTTNRLLITGTPLQNNLNELWSLLNFILPDIFHDLELFQQWFNFDELTTIEQNEQDEETKKFIKYNIQETLIKNLHTILKPFILRRLKKDVIKDLPPKKEYIIHIPLSGLQRKIYLDALNNQLQQGLVETYFKEFIEYNHKQLFKDYDLNAFLESKFKPKVQMRDKRIDRASYKEAESEDEFEVEVDETEEKNDSGSSDKQTPSYEEAFEQIHQIKTTRDKQQQLILESLYTKVSSHIRHLKLQALRMVQLRNICNSPYLYYEPFPMDGEHDEQFMNRLVTNSCKFQALEQILLPLITNIEKEPTLKTTTTTRTAKTKTKTKSKKNKTGSVSSQNHKCLIFSQFTKVMDLIQDWLHFQNIKACRLDGSTPQEERAKQISQFNDSNSSYKVFLLSTRAGGLGINLTGADTVILFDNDWNPQMDLQAIDRVHRIGQTKPVKIYRFVVRDSIEEILIAKSSSKRFLEKLVIQMGEFKFNKIKQMIGEGDKGNGDVTELDVKQLLELSKNNFRYKSEFENEIENAQEKGKENGNENTAESELFECKRYGQTGFKLTREELQELLDRSDECYYKDLQDDSRYKNITIFETVNNMDK